GCGGCGCTGGTCGCCAACGAGGGGGCCGAGCTGGGCGAGCGGAGCCTGGGCCGCGTGATCGACCGCTTCGGTGGCAGCGAGGCGGTGCAGGACCCGCTGGTCCACCGCTCCAAGCTGCCGATCACCATCGCCGAACGGCTGGTCGCCGTGGTGTCGGAACGGCTGCGCCAGCATCTGGTCGCGCACCATGAATTGCCGTCGCGGGTCGCGTCGGAGCTGATCCTGCAAAGCCGCGAACGGGCGACCGTCGCCCTGTTCACCGGGGAGAGCGACGAGGGGGCGCTGGACCGGCTGGTGACGCAGCTCGCCCGTACCGGCCGCCTGACGCCGTCGCTGCTGGTCCGTTCGCTGTGCACCGGCGACATCGCCTTCTTCGAGATGGCGACCTCGCGCATGGCGAACGTGCCGCTGACCAACGCCCGCCTGCTGATCCATGATGCCGGGCGGCTGGGGTTGAAATCGCTGTACGACAAGGCGAAGCTGCCGCCCGCCCTGCTGCCAGCCTGCCGAATCGCCATCGATGTGCTGAAGGAGACTCCCTATGACGGCGAGCCCGGCGACCGTGAGCGCCACCGCCGCCGCGTCATCGAACGCATCCTGACCCAGTACGAGGATCTGGCGCCGGAGGATCTGGAATTCCTGCTGGCGAAGCTGGGGGACATCATGCAGCCGGAAAACGCCGCCGCGTGAGCGACCGGAGCCGCCCCAGCGATCCGCCCCCGCGCCGGCTCCCGCCGTCGGTGAGCGACCCGGCTGAGACCATCCGCCGGCTGGAAGCCCGCATCGCCGAGTTGGAGGCCAACCTGCGCCGGAGCGAGACGCGGGTCGGCGAGTTGCGGTTCCGCTCCCTGGTGCAGACGGCGGCCAGCATCATCCTGGTTCTGGGGGCCGACGGGCGTGTGCTGGAGGCCAACCATGAGGCCGAACGCGCCTTCGGGCTGGAGGTTGGACAGGCCGTCGGCCGTCCTTGGACCGAAGTGATGGAGGAGCGGCCGAACGGGGCCTTCGCGACCCAGCTGGCCATGGCGGCGGAGGGAACGGAGATCCGCAATTTCGAGCAGGCGGTGCGTGATCAGCAGTACCGGAGCGAGCGGGTGTTGCTGTGGAACCTGAACCGGCTGCCGGAGTCCGACGGGGCGCCGGCGGGCATCCTCTGCGTCGGTCAGGACATCACCCGGCGCAAACGGGCGGAAATGGCGCTGCGCCAGGCGCGCGACGAGCTGGAGATGCGGGTCGCCGACCGCACCCGCGCGCTGATGCAGGAGATCCAGGAGCGCCGCCGCGCCGAACAGGCGCTGATCCAGGCCAAGGAGCAGGCCGAACTCGCCAACCGCGCCAAGAGCGAGTTCCTGGCCAACATGAGCCACGAGCTGCGCACGCCGCTGAACGCCATCATCGGCTTTTCCTCGATGATGGAGAGCGAGATCGTCGGGCCGCTCGGCCATCCCAAATATCTCGACTATGCCAAGGTGATCGGCAAGTCGGGCCAGCATCTGCTGGCCGTCATCAGCGACATCCTGGATGTGGCCAAGATCGAGGCCGGCAAGCTGGAGATGCATCCGCAGCCGATGGATGTCCGCGACGCGGTGGAAAGCTCGCTTCTGCTGATCGCCGAGCGGGCGAAGGAGGGCGGGTTGACCCTGGTCCAGGACATCGCCCCCGACACGCCCCGCCTGCTGGGCGACCCGGTGCGGGTGAAGCAGATCCTGCTCAATCTGCTGGCCAACGCCGTGAAGTTCACCCCGGCCGGCGGCAGCGTCACCCTGCGGGTCCGCCCCGAAGGCGGGCGCATCCTGATCGAGGTGGCGGACAGCGGCATCGGCATGAGCGCCGAGGGCATCGCCATCGCCCTGCAACCCTTCGGTCAGGTCGACAGCCAGCTGTCGCGCCGGTCGGGCGGTACCGGGCTGGGGTTGCCGCTGGTGCGGTCCTTCGTCGAGCTGTTGAACGGCACGCTCGACATCCGCAGCCGCGAGGGCGAGGGCACGACGATCAGCGTGCGCCTGCCGGTTGCGATGAGTTATGACATATAAAAATATTCAGATTGGGAATCCATACAATACAACTATGATCCATGTTTGGGATGCTCTTTTGGAGAGTTTCCCTAGATTGTAAGCATGGAGTCAATGGATGACGCTTTTTTTGATGAAGCCGGTGCATTGGAATGCAAGTGGGTATTTGAAGCCGGATGGGCATAGAGCGACGGGCGGATATCCTGCCGAATGCGGTTATGGTCATGAGGAATGGAATAATAACCCTCGGATGCGGTATCGCGGTGATGATCAGGATATCAAGGTTTTCCATACCGAAGGCCCGGGAAATATTGATGCGGAAGATCATGACGGAAGTGTTTTCGTCTTCATGTACGCGTCCCATCATGGCATCCAGCAAATTGTTGGCATCGCTGGTAGCGCCACTTGCTTGACCGATGAGAGTCGTCGCCGGCAACGCGAAGAGATCGTCAAGAAACTCAATATCAATGATTTTAAGGACGATGCCTGGGATCAGAAGCTCGTCAGGAAATGCTATTATGACAATGAAAAGAAATTTCTCAAGGATTGGAAAACAGACGTCAATTGGATTCCCAATTGGATATGTCCGGAGGAACAATATTTCTCCCCAGGCCCTGCGGAAACCATAGAAATTGACGCGTATTCAATAACCGGCAAAAAAAATCTTTCCACAAGATTCAGAATGTGGCACCTCATCGACAGGGCGACGGCAATCAGGGTGATGGAGCTTGTTCCTGATAGCCTGAGAACACGGGAATGGCACAATATATATAACGAGATTTCCGGCGGCCAGTCCGCAGTCTCCTATGACATCGACCAGCTCCAGAGTGAGGATATTCCCGAGACGGAGCGGCAGGCCCTGCATCAGGCCCGGATCGGGCAAGGGGCGTTTCGCGGCCGTCTGCTGGAGCGATGGAGCAACGCTTGCGCGGTGACGGGTTGCACTGTCACAGAGGCATTGCGTGCGTCCCATATCAAGCCCTGGTGCGAGTCCGGGAATGCCGAGCGGCTCGACCCCAACAACGGCCTCATCCTGTCGGCGACCATCGACGCGCTGTTCGACCGTGGGCTGATCTCCTTCACGGATGACGGGTCGATGCTGGTTTCCGCCGGGATCTCCGCCGATGACCGTGCTCTACTGGGGCTACCCGTATCATTGCGGCTTCCGTTGAGCGACCAGGAAAAGGCCTATATGGCGCTTCACCGTGGCAAGCACTTTTCCTGATGCCGGGCGTCGCGCCGCTTGCGCGGCGCGACGAGCCACGCCACCTTGCCGTTTTGAATGGACGACCGGCGGAGTGGGACATGGCGGTGAGCCGCGACGATCTGAAGACGCGCATCGGGCAGGCGCTGGGCGAGGCGAAGGCCGATCTGGTCATCAAGAACACGCGTTTCCTCAATGTCGTCACCGGCGAGATCGCCGAGGGCGACATCGCCGTCTGCGGCGAGACCATCGTCGGCACCTATGAAACCTATGATGGGGTGGAGGAGATCGACGGGCGCGGTCTGACCGTGGTTCCGGGATTCATCGACACCCATCTCCATTGCGAATCCACCTGTGTCACCCCGCAGGAATTCGACCGCTGCGTCCTGCCGCGCGGCACCACCACCGCGATCTGCGACCCGCACGAGATCTGCAATGTTCTGGGCGAGCGGGGCCTCCGCTATTTCCTCGACAGCGCCGGCGGCACCGTGCTCGACCTGTTCGTGCAGCTGTCCTCCTGCGTGCCGGCGACGGAGCTTGAGACCTCCGGCGCCCGGCTGGAGGCGGCGGACCTGATCCGCCACCGGGACCATCCCCGCGTGCTCGGCCTGGCGGAATTCATGAATTTCCCCGGCCTCTTCCACAAGGTCGACGGGGTGCTGGACAAGCTGGCCGCCTTCGACGGCCGCCACATCGACGGCCACGCCCCGCTGGTGTCGGGGAGGGAGCTGAACGCCTATCTGTCCTGCGGCATCCGCAACTGCCACGAGACGACCAGTGCGGACGAGGCGATGGAGAAGCTGCGCAAGGGCATGCAGGTGTTGATCCGCGACGGGTCGGTGTCGAAGGATGTCCATGCGCTGGCCGGGATCATCAGGCCTGAAACCTCGCCCTTCCTCGGCTTCTGCACCGATGACCGCAACCCGCTGGACATCGCCGAGGAGGGGCACATGGATCACCTGATCCGCAGCGCCATCCGCCTGGGCGCGCCGGTCGCCCATGTCTACCGCGCCGCCACCTGGTCGGCGGCCCGCGGCTTCCGCCTGTACGACCGCGGGCTGGTGGCGCCGGGCCATCGCGCCGATCTGGTGCTGCTCGACGATCTGGAGGAGTGCGCGGTCAACCGGGTCATCCGCAACGGCCGGGTCGTCGGCCCGCACAGCTTCGACGGAAGGCCGACGGTGACGCCGGTTGGGTTGGAGTCGGTGAAGCTGGAGCCGGTGGCGGAGGAGGATTTCGCCGTGCCGGCCGGCGGGTCGATGCAGTCGGTGATCGGGCTGGAGCCGGGCAGGATCCTGACCGAGCATCGGCGGATCGAGGTGCCGGTGGCCGGCGGCCGGATGATCGCCGATCCGGCGCGCGACCTGCTGAAGATCTGCGTCTTCGCCCGCCACGGCACCAACCGCAACATCGGCCGCGGCTTCGTCCAGGGCTTCGGCCTGACGGAGGGGGCGCTGGCCTCCTCGGTCGGCCATGACAGCCACAACATCTGCGTGGTGGGGGCGGACGACGCCGACATGCGCGTCGCGGTGAACCGGCTGATCGAGCTTCAGGGCGGCTTCGTCGCCGTGCGCAACGGGCGGGTGGTGGGGGAACTGGCCCTGCCGCTGGCCGGGCTGATGAGCCTGGAGCCGTTCGAGACGGTCGAGGTGAAGCTGCGCGCCCTGCGCGCCGCCGTCCGGGCCATGGGCTGTCCGCTGGCCGAGCCCTTCCTGCAATTGGCCTTCCTGCCGCTGCCGGTCATCCCGCATCTGAAGATCACCGACCGCGGCATGGTCGATGTCGACCGCTTCGAGCTGATTGCCGCCTGAACGGGCGGGTTGCCTGGGAAACAGGCGATTGTCTGGCAAATGGGCGGGCGGGATCGGGGTCCGCCCACCGCATAAGCGTATAAATGACGCAGCGGAACCACTGGCACGGGCTTTGCCAAGACGACACATTCATTGTCGTTCGTCCTTGAGCGAGCCCGACCCGCCATGGCTCATCTGGCCCCGATGTTCAAGCAATCGCACAGCCTGCTGCCGGTCCGGCCGCCGGAAACCGTGTCGATGCGGACACGGGACGGCGCGCGTCTGGATGCCGACCTCTATCGCCCCGATGCCGCCGGCAGTTGGCCGGTGCTGCTGCTGCGCGTGCCCTGCGGCCGGCGCACCGCGCTGACCAGCCATTACGCGCACCCGCGCTGGTACGCGGCGCGCGGCTATGTCGTGGTGGTGCAGGACATGCGCGGCTGCGGCACGTCGGACGGCCGGTTCCGCCCCTTCGAGGCGGAGCGGGAGGATGGGGCCGACGCGGTGGCCTGGGCCGCCTCGTTGCCGGGCTCGTCGGGGGCGGTGGCGATGTATGGCTGCGGCTATGCCGGCATGGCGCAGTGGCTGGCGCTGGCCGAGGCGCCGGCGGCCCTGCGCGCGGTGGCGCCGGCCTTCGCCGGCTGGGACGTCTTCTCCGACTGGGCCTATGAGGGCGGGGCCTTCCGGTTGGCCGACGCCATGGGCTGGGCCCTGCGCACCGCCGCCGACGCGGCGCGGCGGGTCGAGGACGGCACCGGCCACCGGGTGCTGTCGGACGCGGCCCGCCGCCTGCCGGTCGATGACGAGATCCCGTCGCGGCCGCAGGCGCTGCGCGATTATGCCCGCTACACCCATTACGACGATTGGTTGACCAACCCGGCGCCCGGTCCGGCCTGGGCGGCGCTGTCGCCCAAGGCGATGCGGGACGGCATGCCGGCCGATGTCGCGATCCTACAGATCGGCGGCTGGTACGATCCGCGTCTGGCCGGCATGCTGGATGCCCATGATTTCCTCAACGACCGCGTCGCCGCGCGCGGACGGGCGCCGTCGCGGCTGGTGATCGGTCCCTGGGGCGCCGACGGTCCCGCCGCCATCCCGCTTCCGGCGGGATCGGGACCGACGCTGGACACGCTGCAACTGGCCTGGTTCGAGCGGGTGCTGAAGGGCGAGGGCGGCGACCGCGGCGCTCCGGTCCGCCTTCATGACGTGGAGACCGGGCGCTGGCACGAGCTGCCGGCCCTGCCGGCGGCGGCGGCGGTCCTGCATCTGGCCAGCGACGGGCTCGCCAACCGCCAGGGCGGCCGGCTGGAGCTGGACATGCCCGAGCTGGAGGCGCTCGACGTGGTGGTGCATGACCCGCGCCTGCCGGTGCCGACGCTGGGCGGCCATGCGGTGCCGGATGCCGCCGGGCGCGTCGACCGCGCCGCCGTCGACCGCCGCGCCGACGTCGCCACCTACACCAGCCTGCCGCTGGAGGAACCGCTGATGCTGGCCGGGCGGGTGGCGCTGGATGTGTGGGTGGAGGCCGACGCCCCGTCCTTCGATGTCAGCGCCGTGCTGTCGGTGCTGCGGCCCGACGGGCAGGTGCTGCCGCTGACCCAGGGCCATGCGCGGGTCGAGCCGGGCGACCCGACCCGGCCGCTGACCATCGCCATGCGGGCGGCCTGCGCCACCCTGGCGCCGGGATCGGCGCTGCGCCTCAGCCTCGCCGGATCCTGTTTCCCGGCCTATCCGGTCAATCCCGGCACCGGGGCCGAGCCGGGCGAGACCCGGCGGGTCGATGAGCAGCCGATCACCCTGCTGATCCACAGCGGGCCCGACCGGCCGTCGCGCCTGCGCCTGCCGGCCGGAGGGGGCGCGGCGGGCTAGGCTCGGCGGGTTAGCCGAGGGGGTGCTCGGCGTCCGGCGCTTCCGGGGCCCCGCCGGCCGCTTCCAGGCAGAAATCCAGGCTTTGCGACAGGAAGCGCAGCATCAGGTCGCGGAAGGGCGTCTTGTCGCCGACCGCCCAGGCCCGTTCGACCAGATCCAGATACAGGCCGCGGTCGTCGGCCGGGATCACCACCGGGGGATAGCCGGCGCGGTTCAGAATCAGGTTGCACAGCAGCAGGGCCGTCGCCCGGTTGCCGGTGTGGAAGGGGCGGATGGCGCTCAGCCGGTGATGCGCCTCGAACGCGGTGTCGGGGGTGGCGTCGGACTTGCGCATCCAGGTCGACAGCGCCGACATCGACACCCGCAGCTTGGCCGGATCGGGGGCGGTTTCGGCCGGATCGTCCTTCGGCGGTCCGTCGCGGTATTTGCCGGCCTCATCCCCGATCCCACGATAGAGCAGGCCGTGGAAGGCCGCCACCGTCCGTTCGGTGACGGCGCCCGCCGGATCGAAGGACAGCCGCGCCATCAGTTCCAGCGCCGCGCGGTGGTTCAGGACGAAGCGCTGTTCCTCCACCGCGCGGTGACGCAGGATGCCGCCGCGCTCCAGGATCGCCTTCACGTCGGCGCGCTTCAGCGGCACCTCCTCCAGCGCGGCGGCGGCGGCGGTCAGATCCAGCTCCAACCGGTCGGCGATGCCGTGGACGACCTCCTGCGGCAGGGGGCGCGCGGCGTCGAGCGCCCGTTTCTTCTCCGCGATGTCGTCGAGCAGGGCCATCGGTCACTCTGTCGCTGGGGAAGGGATGAGGGCGGGGAGGGGCGGCACCCCTGCGGGGATTTGCCGCTTGGACGGGCACGGTTGCCGGTTTTAGGATCCCTGTCAAGATGTCCACAACCCGGCCATCCAACCCGGCCATCGCCGGTCGTGAAGGGGGAGATCGCCGCGATGAGCTACGTCGTCTGGGACGAGACCATGAGCGTCGGGGTTCCGGTTCTCGACGACGAGCATCGTCGCCTTCTGGATCTGTTCAACGGCCTGCTGGAAAGCGGCATCACCCCCGCCAACCGGGAGGAGCTGTCCAGCCTGCTCGCCAGCCTCCGCGACTATGTCGCCGTCCATTTCGCGCGGGAGGAGGCGATGATGGAGCGCGGCGGCTATCCCGACCTGGACGCCCATCTCGCCGCCCACCGCTATTTCGCCGACGAGGTGGAGAAGCTGGCCCGCGATTTCGACGGCGACAACCCGACCATGCTGCGGATGGACCTGATCCTGCTGCTGAAGGACTGGTTCGTCGAGCACATCCAGCAGACCGACAGCCTATACAGGCCCTATGTGGGGGCGGGCTGAGTGCCGAGCCGCCAGCTGGTCGAGCGTCGGCGGCTCGGAAATTTGTATGGCGTGCCGTTTCATCCGAACCTATGACTGCGACATCGGCAGTCTGTCATAGCGGCAACGATGAAGGCGGACGAGGCATGCGCGTCGCGACGACCGAAGATCAGGTGCGGCAAATCGTGGCCGATTTCAATGCCGGGCGCTTCGAGCAGGCGATATCCCTGTGCGAGGCCGGTCTGCGGCGGAATCGGAACGACCCGATCCTCAATCACCTTTTCGCGGCGGTTCTGTTCGCCAAGGGCGACGCGGCAAGGGCGGGCGCCCATATCCGGACAAGTCTGGCGGCGAAGGCCGACAACGCGCCGGGTCACCTGCTCGCAGGCCGCATCGCGCGATCCTGCGGGGATTTCGAGCGGGCCCTGTTTCACCTCGGACGTGCCGCCGCGATGTCCCCCAGCCTCGAAATCCTTCTCGAACAGGCCCGCACGGTCGATGCCGTGGGCGATCGGAACCGGTCGATCGATGCCTGGAGGGCGGTGACCCGCGCCAATCCCGGCCTGCCGGAAGCCGCCGCGCGTCTCGGCCGACTGCTTTTCGAAGATGGATTGCTGCGCGATGCGGCCGCCGTGCTGGAAGCCGTCCCGGCGGCCGGCCGGACCGCTTCCCTGTGGTTCGATCTTGGTCTGGTGAAACAGGATTTGCGCGATCTGGCCGGCGCGGCCGATGCCTATCGCGAAGCGCTCGAACTGCAACCCGGCAACGCCGAGGCGGCGGTCAATCTCGGCATCGTGCTCCAGGACATGCGGGACATCGACGGCGCCGTCGCGGCTTATCAAGTCGCCTACGGCGTGCAGCCCGAAACCTTCGGCGTGATCGCCATGTCGCTGACCTCGGCACCGCGGGGCCAGCTGTGGCTTGACCGCCAGGCCTTGAAGCGCATGCTCAAACCCTGATTCCAGGCCACGGTCAGACGGAGTCCGGCACGGGGCGGCGCCGCTTGGCGCGGAAGCGCTTCCGGTAGACGCCGGGCTTGGCGAGCACCTCGGCGACCGTCTTCTCGTAAGCGGTCTTGTGCGGCTCGTCGAAAGCTTCGAAAACCAGATCGGGAGCCGCCCGCGGCACCGGAAAGCACTGCGCGATGGGCATACCCTTCGGCAGGACACCCGAGAAATCGGGATCGGACCAGACCGCCGGGAAATTGATTCCCGCATCGGAAAAGCGATCCGAATCCACGACACCGGTCACCAGACGGAATGGAAGCTCGTGGCGATTGACCGGATGCGTCGCGAACAGCGACCAGCCCTCTTCCAGCTCGATCGTCCAGAAGCTGTTGAACTTCACCGCGGCCAGCCCATTGGAAAAAGGCGCGCCGGCAAGCTGTTCCGCCACATGGAAGCTGAGCGGTGACCGGGGATGGCCTTCGGTCGAAGGCTCCGGGATGGCCCAATCCCAGGTGAAGGCACCATTCCGAACGGTCACGTCACACGGCAGCAGGATC
Above is a window of Azospirillum sp. B510 DNA encoding:
- a CDS encoding DUF2336 domain-containing protein translates to MSDGFKAGQLTQGDVARLLADPSPDSRTDLAVKLAQQFDSPELSQSERRLAEDIIRVMVKDTVLRVRQTLAENLKSSHALPRDVALALARDVEAVAIPVLSVSTVLTPADLVEILRSGGEGKSTAIAQRPTVPAAVADALIESGSERAVAALVANEGAELGERSLGRVIDRFGGSEAVQDPLVHRSKLPITIAERLVAVVSERLRQHLVAHHELPSRVASELILQSRERATVALFTGESDEGALDRLVTQLARTGRLTPSLLVRSLCTGDIAFFEMATSRMANVPLTNARLLIHDAGRLGLKSLYDKAKLPPALLPACRIAIDVLKETPYDGEPGDRERHRRRVIERILTQYEDLAPEDLEFLLAKLGDIMQPENAAA
- a CDS encoding PAS domain-containing sensor histidine kinase; protein product: MSDPAETIRRLEARIAELEANLRRSETRVGELRFRSLVQTAASIILVLGADGRVLEANHEAERAFGLEVGQAVGRPWTEVMEERPNGAFATQLAMAAEGTEIRNFEQAVRDQQYRSERVLLWNLNRLPESDGAPAGILCVGQDITRRKRAEMALRQARDELEMRVADRTRALMQEIQERRRAEQALIQAKEQAELANRAKSEFLANMSHELRTPLNAIIGFSSMMESEIVGPLGHPKYLDYAKVIGKSGQHLLAVISDILDVAKIEAGKLEMHPQPMDVRDAVESSLLLIAERAKEGGLTLVQDIAPDTPRLLGDPVRVKQILLNLLANAVKFTPAGGSVTLRVRPEGGRILIEVADSGIGMSAEGIAIALQPFGQVDSQLSRRSGGTGLGLPLVRSFVELLNGTLDIRSREGEGTTISVRLPVAMSYDI
- a CDS encoding HNH endonuclease, translating into MTLFLMKPVHWNASGYLKPDGHRATGGYPAECGYGHEEWNNNPRMRYRGDDQDIKVFHTEGPGNIDAEDHDGSVFVFMYASHHGIQQIVGIAGSATCLTDESRRRQREEIVKKLNINDFKDDAWDQKLVRKCYYDNEKKFLKDWKTDVNWIPNWICPEEQYFSPGPAETIEIDAYSITGKKNLSTRFRMWHLIDRATAIRVMELVPDSLRTREWHNIYNEISGGQSAVSYDIDQLQSEDIPETERQALHQARIGQGAFRGRLLERWSNACAVTGCTVTEALRASHIKPWCESGNAERLDPNNGLILSATIDALFDRGLISFTDDGSMLVSAGISADDRALLGLPVSLRLPLSDQEKAYMALHRGKHFS
- the ade gene encoding adenine deaminase produces the protein MAVSRDDLKTRIGQALGEAKADLVIKNTRFLNVVTGEIAEGDIAVCGETIVGTYETYDGVEEIDGRGLTVVPGFIDTHLHCESTCVTPQEFDRCVLPRGTTTAICDPHEICNVLGERGLRYFLDSAGGTVLDLFVQLSSCVPATELETSGARLEAADLIRHRDHPRVLGLAEFMNFPGLFHKVDGVLDKLAAFDGRHIDGHAPLVSGRELNAYLSCGIRNCHETTSADEAMEKLRKGMQVLIRDGSVSKDVHALAGIIRPETSPFLGFCTDDRNPLDIAEEGHMDHLIRSAIRLGAPVAHVYRAATWSAARGFRLYDRGLVAPGHRADLVLLDDLEECAVNRVIRNGRVVGPHSFDGRPTVTPVGLESVKLEPVAEEDFAVPAGGSMQSVIGLEPGRILTEHRRIEVPVAGGRMIADPARDLLKICVFARHGTNRNIGRGFVQGFGLTEGALASSVGHDSHNICVVGADDADMRVAVNRLIELQGGFVAVRNGRVVGELALPLAGLMSLEPFETVEVKLRALRAAVRAMGCPLAEPFLQLAFLPLPVIPHLKITDRGMVDVDRFELIAA
- a CDS encoding CocE/NonD family hydrolase, coding for MAHLAPMFKQSHSLLPVRPPETVSMRTRDGARLDADLYRPDAAGSWPVLLLRVPCGRRTALTSHYAHPRWYAARGYVVVVQDMRGCGTSDGRFRPFEAEREDGADAVAWAASLPGSSGAVAMYGCGYAGMAQWLALAEAPAALRAVAPAFAGWDVFSDWAYEGGAFRLADAMGWALRTAADAARRVEDGTGHRVLSDAARRLPVDDEIPSRPQALRDYARYTHYDDWLTNPAPGPAWAALSPKAMRDGMPADVAILQIGGWYDPRLAGMLDAHDFLNDRVAARGRAPSRLVIGPWGADGPAAIPLPAGSGPTLDTLQLAWFERVLKGEGGDRGAPVRLHDVETGRWHELPALPAAAAVLHLASDGLANRQGGRLELDMPELEALDVVVHDPRLPVPTLGGHAVPDAAGRVDRAAVDRRADVATYTSLPLEEPLMLAGRVALDVWVEADAPSFDVSAVLSVLRPDGQVLPLTQGHARVEPGDPTRPLTIAMRAACATLAPGSALRLSLAGSCFPAYPVNPGTGAEPGETRRVDEQPITLLIHSGPDRPSRLRLPAGGGAAG
- a CDS encoding Fic family protein, translating into MALLDDIAEKKRALDAARPLPQEVVHGIADRLELDLTAAAAALEEVPLKRADVKAILERGGILRHRAVEEQRFVLNHRAALELMARLSFDPAGAVTERTVAAFHGLLYRGIGDEAGKYRDGPPKDDPAETAPDPAKLRVSMSALSTWMRKSDATPDTAFEAHHRLSAIRPFHTGNRATALLLCNLILNRAGYPPVVIPADDRGLYLDLVERAWAVGDKTPFRDLMLRFLSQSLDFCLEAAGGAPEAPDAEHPLG
- a CDS encoding bacteriohemerythrin; amino-acid sequence: MSYVVWDETMSVGVPVLDDEHRRLLDLFNGLLESGITPANREELSSLLASLRDYVAVHFAREEAMMERGGYPDLDAHLAAHRYFADEVEKLARDFDGDNPTMLRMDLILLLKDWFVEHIQQTDSLYRPYVGAG
- a CDS encoding tetratricopeptide repeat protein, which translates into the protein MTATSAVCHSGNDEGGRGMRVATTEDQVRQIVADFNAGRFEQAISLCEAGLRRNRNDPILNHLFAAVLFAKGDAARAGAHIRTSLAAKADNAPGHLLAGRIARSCGDFERALFHLGRAAAMSPSLEILLEQARTVDAVGDRNRSIDAWRAVTRANPGLPEAAARLGRLLFEDGLLRDAAAVLEAVPAAGRTASLWFDLGLVKQDLRDLAGAADAYREALELQPGNAEAAVNLGIVLQDMRDIDGAVAAYQVAYGVQPETFGVIAMSLTSAPRGQLWLDRQALKRMLKP